In Hahella sp. KA22, one genomic interval encodes:
- a CDS encoding transglutaminase family protein, which translates to MASLSSPTKKLIRYQFAVKNKGRAFARDISINIFAPVSDYPMQRLDALSGPNGYEEKTDAISNKTLIYKIDQLASYEARNITINAELTMLPLAPTKVDPKLWLKNERYIEVDSPEVREIAKLFEGLPLERQPKAVFDWLTQHLKPSDYIKEEKGAVWALENKTGDCTEYTFAYVAILRKLGIPAIPLGGFIASRPATVISGVDYHNWALFHDGRRWRLADPLNGVFNQQEEDYVAFRVLSESADGEPLGRSRFSVDDENVVIEMQ; encoded by the coding sequence ATGGCGAGTCTTTCTTCGCCTACTAAAAAGTTGATTCGATATCAGTTTGCGGTCAAGAACAAAGGGCGAGCATTCGCAAGAGACATATCTATTAATATATTTGCGCCAGTCAGTGATTATCCAATGCAACGTCTGGACGCATTGAGCGGACCCAATGGATATGAAGAAAAAACTGATGCTATTTCAAATAAAACACTCATTTATAAAATAGATCAACTGGCCTCATATGAAGCAAGAAATATCACTATTAACGCAGAGTTAACTATGCTGCCCTTGGCGCCTACCAAAGTAGACCCTAAGTTATGGCTTAAGAATGAGAGATATATAGAGGTCGATAGCCCCGAAGTTCGTGAGATCGCGAAACTCTTTGAAGGGCTCCCCTTGGAGCGTCAACCTAAAGCGGTTTTTGATTGGCTGACTCAACACCTCAAACCTTCAGACTACATAAAAGAAGAGAAGGGAGCGGTATGGGCGCTGGAGAATAAGACCGGCGATTGTACCGAATACACATTCGCCTATGTCGCTATTCTGCGCAAGTTAGGCATCCCTGCTATTCCGTTGGGCGGTTTCATCGCCTCCCGACCCGCTACAGTCATTTCCGGCGTTGACTATCACAATTGGGCTTTATTCCACGATGGTCGCCGCTGGCGTCTTGCAGACCCACTCAATGGCGTATTTAACCAACAGGAAGAAGATTATGTCGCTTTCAGGGTTTTAAGTGAAAGCGCAGATGGTGAGCCATTAGGACGAAGCCGCTTTTCAGTAGATGACGAGAATGTCGTTATTGAAATGCAATGA
- a CDS encoding rhodanese-like domain-containing protein, whose product MSKFYSYLSATPFVRLFHVAIFSLLFVLFPNAHSEERSGACRLEQEYLDNAPLYEASELSEDYSCFVDVDTIDLEGVTVVDTRNANDFERAFVPGSINLPGNFLFHQRTLKNRSLLLVNKGVLTRQNAQLCSRLKDAGFIDVKIVRGGLHAWRLSGNKLAGLPEDIAALSKLTEIEFVVALTGGDAKLIVGQSWYDRVRRYVPENIPVLPIAGDKSFAMALAKALGGDEVSRNLPVIMLEGTLEEYAESQYRNLYRYEASPEAIERHFESLAKVQEKRRSIPDRYRCRGGE is encoded by the coding sequence ATGTCTAAATTCTACTCATATCTTTCGGCGACGCCTTTCGTTCGCCTGTTCCACGTCGCCATATTTTCGCTACTTTTTGTTCTGTTCCCAAACGCCCATTCAGAGGAACGCTCTGGAGCATGCCGTCTGGAGCAAGAATACTTGGATAATGCGCCACTCTACGAGGCGTCGGAGCTATCTGAAGATTACTCGTGCTTTGTTGATGTCGATACGATTGATTTGGAGGGCGTTACAGTTGTAGATACACGTAACGCCAATGACTTCGAGAGAGCGTTTGTACCCGGCTCCATTAACCTTCCTGGTAACTTCCTTTTTCATCAGCGCACACTGAAAAACCGATCTTTATTGCTTGTTAACAAAGGAGTATTGACTCGCCAGAACGCACAATTGTGTTCCCGCCTTAAAGACGCTGGCTTTATAGATGTGAAAATCGTGCGTGGGGGGCTACATGCTTGGCGATTGTCGGGAAATAAACTTGCTGGCCTGCCTGAAGATATCGCTGCGTTGTCTAAGCTGACAGAGATTGAGTTTGTGGTTGCGCTGACTGGCGGCGACGCCAAGTTGATAGTCGGGCAGTCGTGGTACGACCGTGTACGTCGCTATGTGCCTGAAAATATCCCCGTGTTGCCTATTGCAGGAGATAAGAGCTTTGCTATGGCTTTGGCTAAAGCGCTTGGAGGCGATGAAGTATCGCGCAATCTGCCTGTAATTATGCTCGAAGGGACATTGGAAGAGTACGCAGAAAGCCAATACCGCAATCTGTATAGGTATGAAGCCAGTCCAGAAGCCATTGAGCGGCATTTTGAAAGCCTGGCGAAAGTTCAGGAAAAAAGGCGCTCAATCCCTGACCGATACCGTTGCCGAGGCGGAGAGTAG
- a CDS encoding DUF1285 domain-containing protein — translation MSHQHSPIRSAAELSEQLAAISSAKRPPVESWNPTVEVSVDIKIQRDGKWFYQGNPIERTALVKLFASVLRKEGSDYFLVTPVEKARIEVEDAPFVITAMERYKNDADQPCIMLTTNLDESVLVSEEHPLRVNIDPITEEPSPYVLVRSGMEALIGRNVFYQLADLAEERVVHDVAVYGVESAGRVFKLG, via the coding sequence TTGAGTCATCAACATTCCCCAATACGGTCCGCCGCAGAACTGTCAGAACAATTGGCGGCGATCTCCAGCGCCAAGCGGCCTCCAGTTGAGTCCTGGAATCCTACGGTTGAGGTCAGCGTTGATATCAAAATTCAACGTGACGGCAAGTGGTTCTACCAAGGCAACCCTATTGAGCGCACGGCGTTGGTCAAGTTGTTCGCCAGTGTCCTCAGGAAAGAGGGAAGTGATTACTTTCTGGTCACGCCGGTGGAAAAAGCCAGAATAGAAGTGGAAGACGCCCCTTTTGTTATAACGGCGATGGAGCGATATAAAAACGACGCCGACCAGCCTTGCATCATGCTCACAACCAATCTGGACGAAAGCGTTCTGGTCTCCGAGGAACACCCGCTCAGAGTAAATATAGACCCCATCACCGAAGAGCCGTCCCCCTATGTTCTAGTGCGTTCAGGAATGGAAGCATTGATCGGACGTAACGTGTTTTACCAGCTGGCTGATTTGGCTGAAGAGCGTGTTGTTCATGATGTGGCGGTGTATGGGGTGGAAAGTGCTGGGAGGGTCTTTAAGCTGGGGTAA
- a CDS encoding radical SAM protein produces the protein MQVTNGCSWNNCVFCEMYTSEQKKFKAKQEDIVLQEIIKVAQTAPHVRRVFLADGDAMVLSTRRLTQILQWLNQYFPDLQRVSSYCLPRNIKKKSVEELAELKALGLDLLYVGAESGDDLVLSKVMKGETRESTVDALLKIKQAGLRSSVMILNGLGGRRYAEQHALNSARLVNEAQPDYLSTLVVSFPLGEARLRASFDDFDMPTQQELFREVRTFLAATELNKTIFRSDHASNYLVLKGVLGKDKEKLLQQVDMAINHPEQMRLRQEWQRGL, from the coding sequence TTGCAGGTCACCAACGGCTGTTCCTGGAATAATTGCGTCTTTTGTGAAATGTACACTTCTGAGCAGAAAAAATTCAAAGCAAAACAAGAAGATATTGTACTGCAGGAAATTATAAAAGTAGCCCAGACTGCGCCTCATGTGCGCAGGGTTTTCCTTGCGGACGGCGACGCCATGGTGCTTTCGACCCGTCGTTTGACGCAAATACTACAGTGGCTGAATCAATATTTTCCTGATTTGCAGCGGGTGTCTTCTTACTGCCTGCCAAGGAATATCAAGAAAAAGAGCGTGGAAGAGCTGGCTGAACTAAAAGCGCTGGGCTTGGATTTGCTATACGTAGGCGCGGAATCAGGCGACGACTTGGTGCTAAGCAAAGTTATGAAAGGCGAAACCCGAGAAAGCACAGTCGACGCCTTGCTGAAAATAAAACAGGCGGGGCTGCGTAGTTCAGTAATGATATTAAATGGCTTGGGTGGGCGTCGTTATGCTGAGCAACATGCGCTCAACAGCGCCAGGTTAGTGAATGAAGCGCAGCCTGATTACCTATCCACGTTAGTTGTTTCTTTTCCACTGGGAGAAGCGCGGCTGCGTGCCAGTTTCGATGACTTTGATATGCCGACTCAGCAGGAGTTGTTCCGAGAAGTCAGAACCTTTCTCGCCGCCACTGAACTTAACAAGACCATTTTTCGCAGCGACCATGCTTCCAACTATCTAGTGCTTAAAGGTGTTCTCGGAAAAGATAAAGAGAAATTGCTGCAACAGGTCGATATGGCTATTAATCATCCAGAACAGATGCGCTTGCGTCAGGAGTGGCAACGTGGCCTTTAA
- a CDS encoding aminotransferase class V-fold PLP-dependent enzyme produces the protein MPLDNASFDRLVADEFPLDESITYLNHAAVAPWPSRAVAAIETFARENLKTGATYYPEWLKKERSLRLLLKDLVNAESINEIALVKNTSEALSFVAYGLDWKAGDEVVISDQEFPSNRIVWESLQEKFGVRVVQAKLMQAETPEQAVLDALSDKTRLVSISSVQYGTGLKMELTSLGAELKRRSILFCVDAIQSLGVCPTDVQRDNIDFLMADGHKWMLGPEGLGVFYVNKQRLESLQLTQYGWHMVKDRGDYSKDTWEPAPNATRFECGSPNMLGIFALEASLALLAEVGIETVYEKISTNVTALKAMLSDIDGIEFITPNDADRCAGILTFTIQGHSMPELHQQLMDKNVICASRGGGIRFSPHFYTRKKDLETAARVLKELLAQ, from the coding sequence ATGCCTTTAGACAACGCCTCTTTTGACCGTCTGGTCGCCGATGAATTTCCTCTGGACGAGTCCATCACCTATCTCAACCACGCAGCAGTCGCCCCTTGGCCTTCGCGCGCCGTAGCCGCCATCGAAACCTTCGCCAGGGAAAACCTCAAGACTGGCGCCACCTACTATCCTGAGTGGCTTAAGAAAGAGCGTTCTTTGCGCTTGTTGCTCAAAGATCTGGTAAACGCCGAAAGCATCAACGAAATCGCTCTAGTCAAAAACACATCAGAAGCGCTGTCTTTCGTCGCTTATGGCCTGGACTGGAAAGCAGGCGATGAAGTGGTGATTTCCGATCAAGAGTTCCCCTCCAATCGCATTGTATGGGAGTCCCTACAGGAAAAATTTGGCGTTCGCGTTGTGCAAGCCAAACTGATGCAGGCCGAAACGCCAGAGCAGGCAGTGTTGGACGCCCTTTCTGACAAAACGCGCCTCGTATCCATAAGCTCCGTACAATACGGCACGGGCTTGAAGATGGAGCTGACCTCTCTGGGCGCAGAGCTGAAGCGCAGAAGCATCCTGTTCTGCGTAGACGCCATTCAAAGCCTGGGGGTTTGCCCTACCGATGTTCAGCGGGACAATATTGATTTCTTAATGGCGGACGGCCATAAGTGGATGTTAGGTCCAGAGGGGCTTGGCGTCTTTTATGTTAACAAACAGCGCCTGGAAAGCCTGCAACTTACTCAATACGGCTGGCACATGGTGAAAGATCGTGGCGACTACAGCAAAGACACCTGGGAACCTGCGCCCAACGCCACCCGCTTCGAGTGCGGCAGCCCAAACATGTTGGGAATCTTCGCTCTGGAAGCCAGCTTGGCGTTGCTAGCGGAAGTGGGCATTGAAACGGTTTATGAAAAGATCAGCACCAATGTCACGGCATTGAAAGCAATGCTATCCGACATCGACGGTATTGAGTTCATTACTCCAAACGATGCAGATCGTTGCGCCGGCATCCTTACCTTTACCATCCAGGGACACAGTATGCCTGAGCTTCACCAGCAGTTGATGGATAAAAACGTCATTTGCGCATCCCGTGGCGGCGGCATTCGTTTCTCCCCTCATTTCTATACCAGGAAAAAAGATCTTGAAACCGCCGCTCGGGTGCTGAAAGAGCTGTTAGCTCAATAA
- the sixA gene encoding phosphohistidine phosphatase SixA has protein sequence MRTCFLMRHGEAEMRAPSDNLRELTAYGRTRTREVAERLASHHDGELTLLHSPYVRATQTAEIVGEVFSRITSVHVMELATPDDDPRACLAALESFASQNLILVTHMPLVAALAALLEHGGTFPSTGFQTSEIREYEMPVWGLGCAREKSRIY, from the coding sequence ATGCGAACCTGTTTTCTTATGCGTCACGGTGAAGCGGAAATGCGAGCGCCCTCGGACAATCTGCGCGAGTTGACTGCCTATGGCCGCACGCGTACGCGAGAAGTCGCGGAGCGACTGGCGAGCCATCATGACGGCGAGTTGACCCTATTACACAGCCCTTATGTGCGTGCTACCCAGACTGCTGAAATAGTGGGTGAGGTATTTTCCCGAATCACGTCGGTGCATGTTATGGAATTGGCGACTCCAGATGATGATCCCAGGGCGTGCCTAGCGGCATTGGAGTCTTTCGCGAGTCAGAATCTGATTCTGGTTACTCATATGCCGTTAGTGGCGGCGCTTGCTGCGTTGCTGGAGCATGGCGGGACTTTCCCTTCTACAGGGTTCCAGACCAGCGAAATTCGTGAATACGAAATGCCGGTCTGGGGGCTGGGGTGTGCGAGGGAAAAAAGCCGAATTTATTGA
- a CDS encoding NAD(P)H-dependent glycerol-3-phosphate dehydrogenase, producing the protein MEKSQKVTVLGGGSFGTALANIAAGNGYPTVLWMRDQERAAEMSKTGENARYLPGVKLNGSLICTSDMKEAVANSDLVLVSVPSKSFGDVVRDAKQYAKPGQFWLSTTKGIDEKGFKLMSDILREELTEQEIGVISGPNLAKEIGQESLAATVVASNSEPVRTLVQDVLSCRYFRVYANVDMYGVELGGALKNIYAIIAGLASALELGENTKAMLITRSLAEMSRFAVFMGANPMTFLGLAGVGDLVVTCSSPLSRNYRVGFALGKGEKLEDTVAALGEVAEGVNTTRLVRDKSRELGVEMPLVEGLYKIIYEHFPIKQVVSQLMLREQNSDVEFVLPRSEAN; encoded by the coding sequence ATGGAAAAATCACAAAAAGTCACTGTTCTCGGCGGTGGCAGCTTTGGCACTGCACTGGCGAATATTGCGGCGGGTAACGGTTACCCCACAGTTCTGTGGATGCGAGACCAGGAGCGCGCTGCGGAAATGAGCAAGACTGGGGAGAACGCCCGATACCTTCCGGGAGTTAAGCTGAACGGAAGTTTAATCTGTACGTCCGACATGAAAGAGGCGGTGGCCAACAGCGACTTGGTGTTGGTGTCCGTGCCTAGCAAATCCTTCGGCGATGTGGTGAGGGATGCGAAGCAGTACGCCAAACCTGGACAATTCTGGCTGAGTACGACCAAGGGAATTGATGAGAAAGGTTTCAAGCTGATGAGCGATATCCTGCGGGAAGAATTGACCGAGCAGGAAATTGGCGTAATCAGTGGCCCCAACCTGGCGAAGGAAATTGGACAGGAAAGTCTGGCCGCCACAGTGGTCGCCAGCAACAGCGAGCCGGTAAGGACTCTGGTGCAGGATGTCCTGAGCTGTCGTTACTTTCGTGTTTACGCCAATGTGGACATGTATGGCGTAGAGCTGGGCGGCGCGCTGAAAAACATATATGCGATCATCGCGGGGCTGGCCTCCGCGCTGGAGCTTGGTGAGAACACCAAGGCAATGTTGATTACGCGCAGCCTCGCGGAAATGAGCCGTTTTGCGGTATTCATGGGCGCTAATCCGATGACCTTCCTGGGGCTGGCTGGCGTTGGCGATTTAGTGGTGACCTGTAGCTCGCCTCTTAGCCGTAACTATCGCGTCGGCTTCGCTTTGGGTAAGGGCGAGAAGCTGGAGGATACCGTGGCGGCGTTGGGGGAAGTGGCGGAAGGTGTTAACACCACGCGTCTGGTGCGGGACAAATCCCGGGAGCTGGGTGTGGAGATGCCTTTGGTGGAGGGGCTTTATAAGATTATTTATGAGCATTTCCCCATTAAACAGGTGGTTTCCCAGCTTATGCTGCGGGAGCAAAACAGTGATGTTGAGTTTGTATTGCCGCGCTCGGAAGCCAATTGA